The window TTCAGGGTCCATGATACGGTAGGGTCCCTTTACCATGATGAAGGATTTTTCAACCACTTCTAAGCCACGGCCATCGTCTCTAGGCACGATTAGCAGATGATTCTTAGGGGCAAATACACCCATGGATAGGTCAATACCTGCGGTGACGTCAGCTAAACCGTTGCCAGCATCATTACTAATGATCTTGCCTTTTCCTGCTCTTAATATCAACTCTGTACTGGCACCACAGATAATTTTAGAGCCAGGGTTTGCTTCTATGACAACAAATTCATTGGCAGCATGGTCATCCCCTGTGTTATCATTGGATCCGTTATGCTGATCATCTAAGTGGGTGGCAATATATCGGTCAATGCTTTCGTAAATCTTGGCCATATCCACACCTGTGTCTGGGTCGATGCCGCCATTATTTTGTTCTGAACTAGAACCATTTTGTTTTTTTACTTGTTCGAGTAAATCGGCTATTTGACTGTCTACATATCCTTTGGTTACAAGAGGATCGCCAATGGTACCTGCTTCCCCTCCTGATGCATTAGAAGAGATATAGAGTGCGCCTGTAATAACCACAACACAGCAACATACCCAAACATATATTTTTTTTGCCATATGCAACACCTACTCAATTATTATTTTTGGATATACATTCATTACGTTATACGTGATGTCATCGGGTGTGATTTCAAAATTAAGGAGATAGAAAGCGTCTTTTAAATCCACTTGATTATAGTTATGGACTTTATACCATAAGCCATTCACATCCATGTAACTAATGCCTTCTACATAATCACAATTAAAATCATAACCACTACCATTGATGACGAAGAGGTTTTTCCCTGTTTCTTCCTTGAATTTTTTTAGTACATCATGGAAGAGTTGTCCCTCTCTTTTATCTGAAAAACCATTTAATGGGTTTTTATTCATAGTCATTATAACATGTTTTTGGGGCGTCGCATATAAATCCTTGGTAAATTTTTTCCATTGATTAGCATCTGTTAAGCGCATACCTTTACTGGATGTTGCCAATTCGATAATACGCACATTGGGGTAGTCTTTTACCTGATAAGCGTTTTTCCAAACCACTTGCTCATTGGCTATATCCATTCCACCTAATTCCGTGCTGCCTACAAAAAGGCTAATATCCGATAGGGCATCCATTTTCTCAACCACCCGTCTTTGTATGATATAATCCAGTAAACGATTTTTACCGGCTGTACTACCAAAGACAGACATGGTCATCTTATCACCATGCAATTCCTTGTTATAATGGGGATCAAAGATACCACTGGTTGGTAAAATGAGTCCTGATGTATCACTGATTTCATGTACTGTTAAGCCATCAAAGCCCATACTCCAAGTGCCTGCTTCGGAAGCACGTAAGCTAACGGGATAGATGCGTTGAAGCTCTATAGGATAGGTCATGTTGTCTGGCAGCTTTGCCGTTACATATTGCCAGCCTGTCCAATCCACCTCATTAGCGAAGGACACTTTATGCTCTTTGCCAGCACCATCGATGATTTTACCTCTTAACCAATGCCCCATACCGTTACCATTAACCCATAGACCTAACTTGTTAATGGGTTGATTAAACACATAGGGTTTTTGAAACTTTACATAGGCCGCTTGGGTACCTTCTGAAGCATTGAAGGTATAGTCAAGCTTAATAGAGTTATTGCCTTCATAGCCTTCATTTATAACACTGGCTTGTGCAACCACTGTGTCTGGATAGACCACTGCCTCCACACCGGTGTTGGTATCAAAGGAATCAATGAGCTTTTGTTCCCTAGCAACAACCACGTAGCCGTAGACATTGGTACCACCTATGCTGCCAGTGATTAAGCTGATGCCTTCTTTTTCCGCTACGAATTGTCCCCCATCATTAAAGGAACCCACTTGCTGATTCTGTAATTGCCACTTAACGTTTCTTACATTCACTTTTCCACGATAACCGTCTCGATCAATACCCATTATGTCATATTGGACGGATTCGCCTGGTTCTAGGAACGTAAACTTTTTATTAATTTCCATGGAAATAGGCTCTAACATACACTGTACATCAATTTGGGCCGTTACGCCATTATACATTGCCGTTAAGGTACCTTTTCCTTCTTGGTCAGGATAGAATATATGGTTATTCCATGTGCCGTTGATGCCTGTGGTCTCCCAGGTGATTTGATTCATATCAATGGCAATGGGATTATAATCCTTGTCATAACCAATCACTTGTAACGTGATGGGCATATCTTTAAAAGCTCTTGTGGTATTGGCCGTTATCTTCATTTCTGCTAGTTGGCCGACAGGGGCTGTTGATACAATCCCAATACCATTGGGTATTTTACGCTGTATGCCACCAGATGGTTTATTTAAGACAGCTATCTGCTGATAACCTAAGGGGCGTCCCACCATGGTACTTGAACCGCCACCATCCAGATGCATGGCTTCGTATAAGCCTTTATTCAATAAGATCTTAGCTAAATCCACTTGGTCCACACCAATACTAGAGCCTCGTCCATCAATGACGACCATGTACAGCTTATCCTTTGCTTGGTTATAGCCAATGGATGTCCGGGGTGCTTTCTGATTCTTGGCATAGAACATACCGCCTGTAGCCGGCTGACCAGCTGAAAGCACTTTGGTACCGCCGCTAATGGCCAGATTCATGCTGTCAATAGCAATATTGGTATCGATAAAGTGGGCAATCTTCGTACCCACTGGAAATCCCTTGAAACTATAGAACGCCGTCTGCTCATCCATGATGATAATAAACCCATTCTCAGGGACTGTCACTAATTCCCCTGGGGCAGATTGGTAGGTCACCACGTTATCCTCGATGACTAATTTACACATACCTGGATAACTTGCATCGAATCCAGCTGTGTCCACCATGGTTGTCCGATCATAGTAACTGGGATGCTTCACATTAATGAGTTTATTCAGTCCTGTTACATAAAGCTCTTTGCCTTCTTCACTGGTCATGACTAACCGCATGGAAACGAAATCAATCAATGGCTGATTGTTAATGTCCATGATAAAGGAGGCCCAATCCTTGGCATCACCACCATTGAATTGGTGCTTACCAACAATACTGCTGCCCTTCTCATATTCAAATCCTTGAATATCCGTTGGGTTCTTACGCATATTAAAATAATCACCATTGACAGCAGCAATGACGCTGT is drawn from Vallitalea pronyensis and contains these coding sequences:
- a CDS encoding phosphodiester glycosidase family protein, whose amino-acid sequence is MKKMKGIMKKFLLVCCLLIANTAMIYGSSVNNILFQTVEKEPIASGVMYEKDTRLTEAGWLDVHTLEIDLHNPYVKVDVLRDTERFGNKDTLSNLATKNSVIAAVNGDYFNMRKNPTDIQGFEYEKGSSIVGKHQFNGGDAKDWASFIMDINNQPLIDFVSMRLVMTSEEGKELYVTGLNKLINVKHPSYYDRTTMVDTAGFDASYPGMCKLVIEDNVVTYQSAPGELVTVPENGFIIIMDEQTAFYSFKGFPVGTKIAHFIDTNIAIDSMNLAISGGTKVLSAGQPATGGMFYAKNQKAPRTSIGYNQAKDKLYMVVIDGRGSSIGVDQVDLAKILLNKGLYEAMHLDGGGSSTMVGRPLGYQQIAVLNKPSGGIQRKIPNGIGIVSTAPVGQLAEMKITANTTRAFKDMPITLQVIGYDKDYNPIAIDMNQITWETTGINGTWNNHIFYPDQEGKGTLTAMYNGVTAQIDVQCMLEPISMEINKKFTFLEPGESVQYDIMGIDRDGYRGKVNVRNVKWQLQNQQVGSFNDGGQFVAEKEGISLITGSIGGTNVYGYVVVAREQKLIDSFDTNTGVEAVVYPDTVVAQASVINEGYEGNNSIKLDYTFNASEGTQAAYVKFQKPYVFNQPINKLGLWVNGNGMGHWLRGKIIDGAGKEHKVSFANEVDWTGWQYVTAKLPDNMTYPIELQRIYPVSLRASEAGTWSMGFDGLTVHEISDTSGLILPTSGIFDPHYNKELHGDKMTMSVFGSTAGKNRLLDYIIQRRVVEKMDALSDISLFVGSTELGGMDIANEQVVWKNAYQVKDYPNVRIIELATSSKGMRLTDANQWKKFTKDLYATPQKHVIMTMNKNPLNGFSDKREGQLFHDVLKKFKEETGKNLFVINGSGYDFNCDYVEGISYMDVNGLWYKVHNYNQVDLKDAFYLLNFEITPDDITYNVMNVYPKIIIE